The genomic region TTATATTCCAGTGTCAGTGATGACCATTTTGTATTGCCGCATCTATAAAGAGACGGAGAAACGTACCAAGGACCTTGCTGAACTTCAGGGTTCTGAATCTGTGGCAGAGTTTGAGATGATAAAGCCTCAGAAAGCTCTTCTGAAGTCTTGTTTCAGTTGCAAGCAACAAAATTTAGTCAAAAGAGAGAGATGTCAAGCTTCCTGGTCTTCATCTAGTCGAAGTACATCAGCTACAGTGAAAGCATCTCAGGCAGCGAGTACTTGCAACGACTGGTCTAAGGCTGACCAGTTAACCACCTGCAGCAGCTATGCATCTTCAGAAGAAGAGGATAAACTTGCCACTGATTCAGTTTTCCAAGTAACTTACAAAAGTCCATCTAAAGATAACGAAGAAGAGTTTAATGAAAGGGAGAGTAAGGATGTTGTTGTCAAAGACCAacctgaagaaaatgattttgagacccagaaatattttttatcaccTGCCaaaggccaaaaaaataaaaaatgtgtggCCTATAAATTCCGCTTGGTGGTTAAGGCTGATGGCACTCAGGAAGCCAACAATGGTTGCCgtaaagtaaaaataactcCTTGTTCTGCTGCTCTATCAAAGGATCCTTCCATCAAAAGCATGGATCCAAATATAAATAACCAAATcaccaaaaggaaaaggatggtTCTTATAAAGGAACGCAAAGCAGCACAGACTTTAAGTGCCATTCTTTTGGCTTTTATCATCACGTGGACTCCCTACAATATAATGGTTTTGATCTCCACATTCTGCTCTGACTGCATTCCCCTGACACTGTGGCACCTCGGATATTGGCTATGCTATGTGAACAGCACTGTTAACCCCATTTGTTATGCTCTCTGTAACAAAACTTTCAGGAAAACTTTTaagatgctgcttttctgccagtggaaaaagaaaaaagtggaagagaaaCTATACTGGCAGGGCAATACCAGACTGCCGTAACTGCTCTTATATAAGcgataaagggaaaaatagatACTGACATAGCCTAATAAATGGGCTGTAATTCTGTCTTGTCAAAGCTATTCCTTTATATGTCTagggtttaaaaaaacagtCAGCAAAAAAGTGATGTTGTGCATTAAAATAGTGTGCTTGGGATAAAGAACTCAGTGGCTGCTGTAAACAGCACAGGGTATTTGTGATTATGCAGTAGATCTGCATTACAGATATTATGTTTGGGgtcttctgttctttctttcagcCTGAGAAAGTGTAGGTATCTTATAAACAAATAGATATTAGAGTGTGATTGCTATCGAGTCATCAGGTCAGGTCATCCAGCAAATCTCCCTGTAGCACAGAACTGTTTCTTCTTATAGTTCCTTTGTTCCTTTCTAGTGTAttgtctatttatttttcaatagagCAAGCAATGGAGCATGTACTAATTCTAAAATTTCCAGCATAAGGATGAGTTTTCGGGGGACAGAGGAAGGGCTCAGAGGGGAGGAAATAGATAGTATGTTATATATAAAGAATCCTGTCCCCATCTCATTCCATCATGCAAGTCAATGTCATCTAAAAAATGGTGATAGTTAGCAAATACCCAAATTTGTATTTCTCCATTTCCCAATGCCTCAGAAGgaaattctaaaaatatatgTGATCGTGACGATAGTACAAATCAGAACTGACTATAAATCATGATGGACACAGTCTATCTACTTTACAGTGTAGGACATACAGAATATCCTTTTTGAAATCTCTGTTGCACTCCCCCTTGCCTACAAAGTTTCCCTTACTGATGGAATAATGCAGAACACAAGTAAAATGTATATTGAAGCCCTACACATTCTCCTGTGTATTATGAAATTATTGAAAACAGTGACAGAATTggtatttctgaaagaagaaagatttttaaagtactttttgaTTATTTATGTAAATCTATTAAAGACACTTTGCACTTTCATAGCACTTTCATCTCTAAATAGCTTTATAAATACTAATCAGCATTAGGTGTTTGAAAACATAAGTTTTCTCCAGTCAATATCTTCCAGTATAACAGAACCATGTCTGCCACGTGTGCCAGTACTGGGGCTTGGAGACAGCCTCTCTTAGGGCTGCAGCTTCTGGGACTGGTGTGTACTGGCCTGATAGCAATGAGCTGAGAACCTGTCCACTAGTTGAGGTTTGCCAGGGCTTTGGATGTCGATAGACACTCATGTGCCCATCTGATACCTGTGTTAGATTGACAGTCCTGCAACATTGACTGAATAAGTGCAAAAGTGAGGGGTGCTTTTAACACAAAGTCACTGGAATGGAACCGATAACCTGGCTTATGGTGGTGGAAACAAACATGAAGCCTCAGATAAGGCCATGTGAAAGCAAAGTTAATGGTGACAGGATTCACAGAAAGTGAAGTCTTAAAGTAAACAAGTGTTTATGAATAAGTGAGAAAGAACTCCATGTACCTCACTGAGTCCATGTCACAAGGTTTAGATGCAGCTTTAGCCTTTCTGTCAAAATTCAGGGTGAGATGCTCTGGAGTATAAGTTTGGGCCAATCTTCGTATTTTATCTACTATACTTGTTGATGGGACATTGTAGTGGTGTTGTGACTCAGCTGCACATTTCAGGGATTGTGTTAGTCATCCTGAACGTACAATTATGCTCAGTGAAATCATTcatataatttattaaattattgtACCATCAACATGTTTCCCTACAGATATATAATTCCTTCATGTCAGCAAACACAGTACaagtaattaatattttttatccCCAATCTCCAGAGGGGAAAATTGTGTCAGTGAAAGATTAGCCGTGTAgtaatgtaaaaatatgttCTCTAAATTCACATGATTGACTTTGTAACACACCATACTGTgcctattatttttttgtgcatcAGCATATGATTGCTTATTAAAGGAAAGCATGGGTCTTTGTGAAGAACCTTTCatcaatttttttctgtcactatCCAGAGCTTTTCCTGTGTACAGTAACTATGTACAAGTCAGTTGATATAGTGGGTAATTTTATATTACATTGGATCAGACATTCAGTAAACTGTGTTTGATTTTTAGCAAATGAATGTGCCCCTCTGTGGCACAAGCTGTAGTTTAAGGCAAAATTTATGAGGTAGTAACAGTTCCTGCTAGCTGCGGTGTTGTTTCTGAAGTAAAGCATTGGCTTCTACatctgaaattaaatgaaatatttttttgtcagttttggCTTCTGCTGAACTAGAGTGTTCTGTAAATGTTTATGGACTCTGTGCTCAGTAAATGTATTAGAATAGATGGTGATGGATGCAACAATGTTGCTTCGGTGTAATTGTGAAATGTGTGCTCAAACTATGCTGCTAGCACTTCGCAGTGTGACACGTTACATTGCCAAACCCGGGTATATTGTAAATATCTTGAATTATATAAAGAGGTGTTTGTTGCTTTATTGTTATGTGGGGTGTTTactcttaaaaacaacaaaaacaacaaaaaaaacaaacaaaaacagaaaaacatgatTCTCATTAGAGTATGAGTTAGTACTTTGTGTTCAAGCTCTATAAAGCTTCCTTTAAAAAGTGTTGTGGGACTTTTGCAGTGTAAAACAATCTTGTTGcctgtatttcacagaatcacagaattgtaggggttggaaaggacctcaagagatcatcgggtccaacccccctgccaaaacaggttccctagagcaggttgcccagggaggtgtccagatgggccttgaatatctccagagaaggagactccacaatctccctgggcagcctgtgctccatcaccctcaccatgaagaagttctttcacatattggtgcagaacttcctgtgaaccattttgtggccattgccccttgtcctgtccccaaaaaccactgaaaagaggttggccaaatcgctctgtctcccacacttaagatatttatCAACATTGATAATATCCcgtctcagtcttcttttcaaggctgaacagacccaggtctctcagtctttcctcatagggaagatgctccaggccccgtatcatctttgtggccctctgctgaactctttccaggagatccctgtcttttttgtactgggaatttctgtccttttaaTGAAACTTCTACTGGTCCTTTAATTGATTATGTTCAAAATTGTGAACTTCTGAAAAGAACTTTTTGgcaaaattgaattttatttatacatatatatgcatgtatatatatgtatgtattatcAATATAGTTGTGTAAGTACACATCCCTAACTAAATTTTTCAGAGATCCAGCACAcgcaaatatttctgaatattgaATTTTCCCACAAAGGAAGCTGAGGTAtcattcttgtttctgtttcacaTATGCAAAGCTCCCTATATATCCCAGATCCCCATAAAgtattaaataacatttattttacaaaaatacaatttatgtTTGTAGATGAAGACTTGGAAGAGTTCACAGAACTTTAAACTCATATAGATTTAGTTTAAATCACACACTCTTTGTGACTACTAAGCAAAGAATGAAGAGCCTTGCAAAGGATGGAAAGTCAAGACAGAATGCAAATACAGGAATTTCTTGTATAGAAGAATCCTGTTGAACTGAGGAAGGATGAAATCAAAAGggatataaagaaaatactacAAGAACCTGTAAAATATGATAGAACATATTTTGCCATTAATTCTATAATTCAGTTACTAATTATTCCAGTGAACTATGCATGTTAATCAATAACTGCTTATAATtgttgaaaagtatttttgcatGTGGAGTTTTGTTCCTCATCTCAATTGTACCCATAGTATGACCTACACTGGGATATATGGACTGAAGGAGTCTAGATCCAGAGATAAGAGAGATAAGAAGGTACTTCAAGGCAAAATCCTTAATTGTGCTTCCTTATCACCCTGTAGATATTGTTCAGTTTTAGAGCTGAGCCTCATGAAAAGTTTCCATCTCTACTTGAGTTCTTCTGATCATTTTATCTCCAGCAAAGGGCATTCCTAAGAAATCTGTGGCACTGCCACCATGTCATATTTGATACATTACCTATGTCAAACTAATTGAACTAATAAACCTTAAGGCAAATGTCCCTAAGGATAGTCACAcatctgaaagaataaaaatggcACTGGGAAGTGGTAAGTATGTTAAATCTAAATCAGAAGTCACTACAACAATTAAAGAATCCAATGTCAACCTCGAAGATGGTGTTTTCTCTTAGAACACATTATTATGGAACTAGGTACTCAGTTTGAAACTCAGAACTGAACACCTGTGGACTGTTTTCAGATTCCaggttttaaatagaaatttctAAGTTCCTTCCTTACTTACTGTAGGAAACAGTCTCCAAATTACCCCTTTATAGTTTGGGATTTCtaaaatcttcattttgaaTGAGAATTTTTGGacatcactttttaaaaattactctgTAATATTTAGGGGACAAGTCTGAATTGtttgctttaagaaaacaagcaaacaaactgaaCAATACGACTTTCCTTTGGAATTAATTGTCTCTACTTTCTGTAGAGATCGAAGTAATATGAAGGATTCACTTGGGCATAGTGAAAACCAATTAGCTGTTTCTTCAGATGTACATAATAGTCAAGCTGGAGTTACTATTTGCTGTAACGTGTATATCTAGGGGTCTCTTTTGAAAAGGGCTTTACTCTAAAACTTCATACAGCTTTATCCTTTTTGATATTACAGAGggattttcttaaaaagtagaaaaaacaacaactccACATTCATTATTTTGTGCTGTAGAATACTACAGATCAGAACTTTCTTCTGAATAAACTTGTGCCCTCTCAAGAACAGCTGTGAAAAATCATCACTTTTCAACATGATTCTGAAAATGGCTTCCCTGCAGTGTTTGCGTGTGGCGAGTTCAAGGAATCCATCATGTTTCAAAATGCTTCTGCATCCTCTGTATAGTCAGTGGCTTCTCCATTTGAAATGCCCTTCCAAACCTGAGCTCCAAAACATGGATACTGCATCTTTTCACTTAAATACTTGGCATTCCTTCCACCACATCAGAAAGATGCTATTTACTTCTTATGTGGTCATCCCAAATCTCCATTGCTGACTTTTGTATCCACTACGGTTTTTTCCATATACAATTGACAACTAAGTGTCATAAAAGCTTAAGCTTTGATCATTCCAGTAAAATTACTGTTTTAGATTTTAACATTTACTCTGTATCTatagctagaaaaaaaagaaaggaaaatttgatAGCAGTGTGTTGTAAAACTAGAGGTACTCTATAAACATTAGTTTCAGAAAGGGATgattttgcaatttttcttccaCCTTGATAAATGTATATCATCAGGTTTTAATAGGCACTGCTGGGCTCTGTATCAGACTCTGAACTTCAGTCCTCATTACACTCAATAAAACCACTTTTAGTCAGTAGTTACACCCTTAGCTACTAACTGCCATTAGTCTCTTCATGTGTTTGCGGAGGTATCAAACAAGTCagtcttccttaaaaaaatgacatttttgaattcttgaaaagttttcttctaAATAAGTACTCCAAATCCTGGTCGCTGGTGGCTCCCGTTTCACTAAACCTCTGAAATTTGGGTATTTTTACTAAACTCCTGGATTACAATTAAATCTATTGCTAACACATAGAAAAGGTCATGTGGGAGTctgaaaatttattatttaggTTACGCAtatgaaaatcagaaacaaaagaaagcagtttttcaTGTAAAACTTGAATgactatgaaagaaaaataataataaatcagtaaTTTTGCCAGAAAGAAGCTATCAGGCTCTCCTCTTTTGTCAATTGATgctattttaggaaaaatatttcttctgccaAGTTCTGCGTTGATTATTTTGATATTGTATGTGAGAATGTGCTTACTTTTCCTACAGTTtagagaaatacaaaacagcacagagaTAAAGAAACCTATTTTTCTGTTAGGGGACTGTAGGTTTGAAGGTGAACATGCCTCCCATTCAGGTATGCCAGGAGCTGGAAGTCAGCCATGTACCAATTGTTCTAGGCCTCCTAGAATGCTCCACATTTTGGATAGATACTTgaccaaatatatatttttttgtcagaCCCTCCTGACAGAAAAACAGGACCCACCTCCTTTCTTCAAGtttgggcaggaggcagctggatCAGGAAAGGCAAGAGAGAGGATAGGAGGGTTAtaacagggagaagaaaataggGGTAGGCAAAGTAGAATCCCCAGTCCTTCAGGCCGTGAGTCTGCTGATTTGGTGTCAATGGCCAGCCGCTTAGCATTGTTCTGGGTATGCACTGATTAAGGTtcagggatggagaaaaaaatacgtTCAATGAAGACAGCTTTTTGCCAAGGAATTACAAAGTAAAATTTAGTCCACTTTTTTAAAGCTCCTTGTCATTCTGTTAAAAaactctaggaaaaaaaagttggtgaGTGGATTGGAATATTTGTAACTATTTTCATCCAGTACTTAGTCCTAAATCAAGCTCAAGTAGTCATTTCTATCCTTACTTTGTTTAGAAGCATGGAACATACCACAGTCTGTGACTTCCATTGAAGTCTTTCTTTGAACTGTTGATCTtcctgtcttgtttttttttctgcagaccTGTTATTACAAGCTATTATTACATGTTAATCTAATTCCCATCCTGGAATTCAGTGTCAGCAGTGGTCTGTAGCGCTCCACTTAACTCCAGTATCGGGCAGCTGGATTTGGGCTGCTAGAGCCTGAGTTGTTCACGCAGCATATCTCCACTATTACTTTCCTCCAAAACCCTCCAAGCAGGACAAGTGGTCTGCCGAGGAGGTCTTTTGCCTTTGAGGATCATATAGTTTTCTGGCTTCCATGTTAAGATTTTTCACAACACCTTTTTGGCAGCTGTGTGTTCTGGCTAACTTGCCAGGAATTTGGGTAAAAGCTATTGGAGACTAGCAGCAGTCCAGTGATTTTCTTGTATCCATATTACAACTTCAGGCATTTCCTGATAGTTACAGCAGAACCCACATTAAATTGACTCAATGACATAAATTCAATTCAGCTAATACCCATTTCTTCCTctattatgtttctttttttgaacacactttgaggggggaaaaatcagCTCCTGCAATAAACACATGTATGCTATATTGGCCTCACCCACATAACATATTTGcatctctttctgaaaatgttgcagtgcattgtaaaaaataaaaatttctttcatGACTTTTCCATTTCCCAATTAATTTACCTTCCTAAGTAATCCTGCCAGTCTTGGTCTTctcaaaacaatttattttctgtaaattgttttaatggaaattaaaagattccacttttaaattaaaaagcagtttgcCTGAGCTTCTGTAACTGAAATATCTAAGATAACATACAAGACATTGTAAATATAATCCTGGCATTTTGTGTAATGCAACACTGAAACCTCTTCAGATGTTATTCAGCTACTTCAATGATATAGAAATGTGTGAAATAACTCCAATGTCTGTACAAGATCTTCAGGGTTACCAAAACTGAAATCCTTTTATTTACgatttttaaacagatgaatTCATCATGAAATTTAAAGTCTCTCTTTTTGTGTTATGATCAGACAAAAGGCAGTGTTTAAATAACGTCAAGGTTGACTGCCAAAACAACTGAAGCTAGCAAATGTGAAGTAAAGCCAACACACTGTTCTTATCTCATAGTggtattaaaaagagaaaaagcttaaGCCCATCATAGAACAGAAAGAAGCAACAGTCAAAACatgataaataaaatgcagtaatactgaggaaaaaatgaaacaataaataaaaaaatgctaaatcaagctattttttttttttaaagtgttcacTGTGTTTCTTGAGGAAAAATTCAGAGGATTTGTAAGCCTTAGATTAGTAGCTTTTAATAAGAAAGCTGATGAGTCCATTAGCTCAAGATGCTCTaataagaaggaagaaaagactgTGCTAAATACTTCATTGGGTATGGAAGCATTAAAAAGtagagataaaaagaaaagttaatgaATAGGAAAAGAAGCCATTAGAGATAAGGCTAACTCCAATTTcgaatattaaaatacttttcactAAAGGTAGAAAGGAAAGGTCTGATGCTGTCTTATGGTATACAATACTCTTTGCTATAGGTTTTGCAAATGTAGGTAATTCCCTTGAAATTTCCTTCCTGCATGACTTACGAAGATGTGCAGTTAACAATGAACATTCATACTGGAGCAAAACCTTCTGAAATGCGTGTATATCTACTACAAAACATCGTATCATGGATTTCATATCTAAATCCTCTGAAGGCTAAAATTCTATAAAGTGGGTCATTTAAATCTTTTGTTAGATGCCTCGGTTTCAATCAGCCACCTCTATTATTACTTTTGGGGTTGGTAGTTATCTGTATCTTTTCAGTCCAATCCTGGACAATACGGTATCATAAAGGCCTTGCAAAGTCACGAATTAATTTTCCAGTCACGATTACATTTTCAATCAATGTGATCTCACTTCAGTCACTTGACAAAGAATCCATGTTCCTTTCAAAGGACATATGGCTCACCTACAGTTCTTCCTTCTGACATGGACAAGACATGGTTGCATACGACAGGCTGTGGTCAATGGGTTTAACCATCATCCATGCAAACTTGCACAAATGTTTCTTGTTGCAGTCCTTTTGCCAATATATCACATTCCTACGGTTTAGATTCGCGCCAGCACATGCGTCGTACCACCAGCCTCCCCCAGGAATGCCATTGTGTTCTAGTTTGGCACAGTTCTGAAAGTAATTGTCATTGTCTCTGTCCTTGGTGGTGAACTTCTGGTTGTCATGGAGGTAAGCTTCTGTGTCCAGGGTCAGAGCATCAGTAGCGTTGCCTTTGTATAGGCCAACCCTAATTCGGTATTGAGACTTTTCATCTTCAATAAGGAATGGTTCATACTGTCCCCATTTGATTTCAGCATTTAGATCTACAAGTTTAACTCCAAGTATATACTGCACAGTGCTTCCTGTTAACTGATGCatatattcatttcctagccaGTGGTTGTCATGAACAGAGCCAAATCCATATTTGTAATCCTGCCAGGTCCTATCAAAGTCAACAGTACTATTGGCTGTAATGTGCTGAATTACTGTCCAGCCACCATCCTGCATATTACAAGAGACAACAATTGGGTCTTCCTTTGGTTGGATGATGTAAAGACCATCTCTGCAATTTCCTTTGGAGCGCTGAAAAATCTCAAAACAATCCCTTGGATAGtctaagtagaaaaaaaaaaaatagaattttaaagtaaatttctgTTCAAATAGTAAATTTTAGATATTGAACTCTGTTCTCTACAGTGAGTGCATGATTGCCTTGATTTGGCTGGAAATGGTCTCAGGCTGACTTCAGCTCAGCTGGTGGGCATCTACTTGGCTAAAGGTGCATGATTTGAGGGCAGAACATGCAGGAAAGCTTCAGAAATTCAAATAAGGTTTTATTATCCTGTTTTAATATGGAAGTGTGGTTTTGCATTTATGAtggaaatatgtttaaaaaaatatatgtacagactgttccttttcctcctaAGTTTCTCCAGTTTGAACAGTCAGCAAGTTACTAATTCCCTATGCCATGTGCTGGACCATTGTGTCTAATAACTAGAGATAGCCTTATCCTCAACAAATAAATCTAATTTCTCTCTAACTGATTTATGCTTCAGGTATCTGTACCATCCTTGCATTAAATTCCTATCAATATGCCATGCACAGATAAAAAGGGAGGTTATCAAAGTATAGTTCTTGCTAATATAAACCTTAAAAACATCTGTGAGTCTTCTTGGCAACAGCTCTTGTCACTCAATCTCCACATTAATCTTACCACTGATTTGCAGATAAAGCTACAGTGCCATGCAGTGCTGAACACTGACATCAGAAAAACAGGTGAAAGTGATTTTTTCATTATACCACTTATCAAGTAGATTCAGAAGTGATAAAAACAGCATATAAGGTTTGGGATGACCCTCTTTATTGGTCTgaagtatatatgtatttttaaatgtaagttGCTTATAAAGTAACTTTTACTATAGTATAATGGCAAGCAGCTCTAAGACTAAGGCATGATGCTGTACGTTTTAGAATTCACTAGATTTCTAAGAACCAGAacacaatttatttaaatacacatttatgtATGTATGAATTCACATACAGAGAAATTCTTTCTTAAAGTACGATGTTATTCAGTGTCTATTCCATTACTCAGAAACATGCTTATGAGTTGTAATCACTCACTCCTTCATAGAGTTGGAAGGCACATCATTATgtcatatattatatattatatactagGGAATACTTCTAATTATATTTAACAGAGACTATGTAATTTGTATTTAACAAAGACATAACCATTTTAATAACTCTACCAGAATATTTCCTACAGACCACCTGTTATATAATATGACAGTTTTTCAGACACAGGAACTCCAAAGTTCTGTCCTGACAATAACCGATAGTAATTTAGGTACCTCACCTAGaaattaagttttgttttgtttttaaacaaattgttCTGGGAAGCTGGGATAGTTCAGGGAAAGTGTGGCAAAATGTCCTAACTTCTTTTGCAAAATCATAAAACAactaagtaaaaatatttccaaagataaaattttaaaataaaaacttggaAAACAACCCTTTTCCTTGTGTGAATCGTTGGCTTGAGAGCCCTTGGTGATTGTTCTACTGAACACATTCTTATTCCCTAGTTATAAGTCATAATGTACTGTGAGgacaactgtatttttaatcagCTTTTACTTTGTAAGGGTAATTTCTGTTAGGATAACAAGCTCTGATATTATTTAATGTAAGATACATCTTCCATTCCTTAGTTGTTTTATTAGCTTTTCATCTGCAAATTCATCTCCTAGAATGTGGATAAAATTTACACACAGTATTGCAGATGGCCATATATGGTGCCACTGATTCACCCCAAGTCTTTTTAGAAATATCTCTGATGATGTATTGTAGGATCAGATTTGTAGCTCTTAGTTTTCTTTAATCTAGACTTTAGTCTTTGGATCTTTGTAAGCGTAAGTCCTCACTTGCAGTAAAACCTGGaattttgtactttatttttcatcccATTGGTATTGCTCAAGAACAtccgtttatttattttttctgtgtaatattCTGACTGTATTGACATTTCTCTACATCAGGTTATCATTAAATTTTATCAGCATATTCCTATTTTGTCTCAGTATAGGTAATAAGAATACTGAAAAGTTCACTTACAAGCAAACACTTCCAGTCTCCCCTTGACTTTACTGTTTACTTTTCTATTGATGTCATTGCCCTTTTCAGCTTCTACTGAAATGACAGTGTACCACTATCTTCTCTGATTTAATGTTATTATATGAAGTATTGTGCCATAGGTTTTGTAAAAGTCCAGCTGGCCTAAACCTGTTAAATACTATTATTCATAATAACTTTATTGTATTAAATATagccttttatattttatgttcaGAAGTTTGCTGGTGCTTTTTAGCCACTCAGGGCAGTTTTACAGAAGTATATAAGCTTTCTGTGGTCTTACTTTTAGGCCTTTCATTGCCTAATAGAATCTccagccaggaaaaaaacacttcatctCAATACTATCTGCAAGAAATTATCAAATATCCTGATAAGAGAAGAACTTTGTATATGACTCTGGGCCCTCGTTTTTAAAGCATTCAACTGGTAGACATAGACCTGATCCTGTAACTTTATGAAGAATGATGACTTGAGTATACAGTGGTGTTCAGGCCAGTAATATATACAGTAACACTTGTATTTGCTTAGTGAATATTATTAGTGCAAAACAGAACGGCTTCTGTTaacatattgaaaaaaaaaccacaccttGGCTGGCTGTTTACAGGATTCACTTGAAAAGTGAATTTTATAGACACCCAATTGCCATCAGTCAAGGGGGAAAACGAACCAACCTCAGTACTCCTTTTGGCTGCATTTTATGTGGGATCTACTCAGGTAAATGCATTAGAAAACTTACCATATTGGACCTCACAAGCTAGATAGGCAGAGCAATGTCTCAGTTCTAAGTATCAATGAGATTTATGTCCTGAGGTGTTAGATATAACCAAAATATGAGGGTTAAAAGAATAAGTCTTTAATTgcctcaaaatattttagatgaatattttaaacagtTAATTTCTCTTGAATtaggcagcagctgagcaaggGCTTTAAAGATTATGGATTTTGTGGCAGGACGTGTTCATATTTCGAAGTATTGCTGCAGAGCAAGCTTTCAAATATGTTGA from Anser cygnoides isolate HZ-2024a breed goose chromosome 5, Taihu_goose_T2T_genome, whole genome shotgun sequence harbors:
- the CHRM5 gene encoding muscarinic acetylcholine receptor M5, coding for MEVNLFSNSTVINSSSINHKQLEGHSLWEVITIATVTAIVSLITIVGNILVMISFKVNSQLKTVNNYYLLSLACADLIIGIFSMNLYTSYILIGHWSLGSLACDLWLALDYVASNASVMNLLVISFDRYFSITRPLTYRAKRTPKRAGIMIGLAWLISFVLWAPVILCWQYFVGERTVPPEECQIQFLYEPIITFGTAIAAFYIPVSVMTILYCRIYKETEKRTKDLAELQGSESVAEFEMIKPQKALLKSCFSCKQQNLVKRERCQASWSSSSRSTSATVKASQAASTCNDWSKADQLTTCSSYASSEEEDKLATDSVFQVTYKSPSKDNEEEFNERESKDVVVKDQPEENDFETQKYFLSPAKGQKNKKCVAYKFRLVVKADGTQEANNGCRKVKITPCSAALSKDPSIKSMDPNINNQITKRKRMVLIKERKAAQTLSAILLAFIITWTPYNIMVLISTFCSDCIPLTLWHLGYWLCYVNSTVNPICYALCNKTFRKTFKMLLFCQWKKKKVEEKLYWQGNTRLP
- the LOC106031703 gene encoding fibrinogen-like protein 1-like protein — encoded protein: MLLKSSVGFVLFLLFHFPVSVMTKEAVVLANAHLLPQRGYERLANINEKDYPRDCFEIFQRSKGNCRDGLYIIQPKEDPIVVSCNMQDGGWTVIQHITANSTVDFDRTWQDYKYGFGSVHDNHWLGNEYMHQLTGSTVQYILGVKLVDLNAEIKWGQYEPFLIEDEKSQYRIRVGLYKGNATDALTLDTEAYLHDNQKFTTKDRDNDNYFQNCAKLEHNGIPGGGWWYDACAGANLNRRNVIYWQKDCNKKHLCKFAWMMVKPIDHSLSYATMSCPCQKEEL